The following are encoded together in the Xanthobacter autotrophicus Py2 genome:
- a CDS encoding conserved hypothetical protein (KEGG: mlo:mll1204 hypothetical protein) — protein MTNEALNDPADVPAELDRWNWGAFFLNWIWGVGNSTWIALLALIPLVNIIMMIVLGLRGSRWAWRNRAWRSVDQFRRTQRTWGIAGLIVWMVVLGGSGTLVASLPRILKSADAYALTMKAVQSDQDVTRALGPDIQDSFWIFGQVTVNNDGTGFANYSIPIHGERGSANVISQATREGKRWTIRQLIVNVEGQHKPIVIIRNGRPGGIGA, from the coding sequence ATGACGAACGAAGCGCTGAACGACCCCGCGGACGTCCCGGCCGAACTTGACCGCTGGAACTGGGGTGCGTTCTTCCTCAATTGGATCTGGGGTGTCGGCAATTCGACCTGGATCGCACTGCTCGCCCTCATCCCCCTCGTCAATATCATCATGATGATCGTGCTCGGCCTGAGGGGCAGCCGCTGGGCGTGGCGCAACCGCGCCTGGCGTAGCGTCGACCAATTTCGCCGCACCCAGCGCACCTGGGGGATCGCCGGCCTGATCGTCTGGATGGTTGTCCTCGGCGGCAGCGGGACGCTGGTCGCCAGCTTGCCGCGCATCCTCAAGAGCGCGGATGCATATGCGCTGACCATGAAAGCCGTCCAGTCGGATCAGGACGTCACCAGGGCGCTTGGTCCGGACATCCAAGATAGCTTCTGGATTTTTGGCCAGGTCACCGTCAACAACGACGGCACCGGCTTCGCGAACTACAGCATTCCGATCCATGGTGAGAGGGGATCAGCGAATGTGATCTCCCAAGCGACCCGCGAAGGCAAGCGCTGGACGATCCGTCAGCTCATCGTCAATGTCGAAGGTCAGCACAAGCCTATCGTGATCATCCGCAATGGCCGACCGGGCGGCATCGGGGCCTGA
- a CDS encoding AMP-dependent synthetase and ligase (PFAM: AMP-dependent synthetase and ligase~KEGG: rha:RHA1_ro04492 probable acyl-CoA synthetase), whose product MPSQTRPGALFDILSTASGEVEDDSTASGTAALASAAAALAARLGAAGIRPDEPVVVSVANRAADLAALFGVWQAGGVVVPLHAAAAETTRAAMLDQVRPRFLLSDGELVTLADVPPPERPLLRGAALVVFTSGSTGKPKGVVLGHDRLAAKLDALQELLRLTPLDTVVLPLQLIFIFGLWVALLSLRAGARLALVGKFSPATLRRRLQGATVLATVPSMLRTMFGEGELEAPTLRAILTGGEALGTHLSGQISHQLPSAGVFDLYGLTETGSCDFCLLPRDAAPGRGSIGVPTRGVTYRLAIDDAAPVTAPADAPQGELQVRSPFGMLGYLDNPDLTEAAFADGYFRTGDVARQRPDGFVEIVGRIKEIISRGGNKIAPAEIELILSAHPAVAEVLCAGVPDPRLGEALHVAVVLKPGHAASADELRNWCRERTERFKVPDAIHMVDGLPTGPTGKALRAGVRELAQALKP is encoded by the coding sequence ATGCCCTCGCAGACCCGGCCCGGCGCGCTCTTCGACATCCTGTCAACGGCATCAGGCGAAGTCGAGGACGACAGCACCGCCTCGGGCACGGCGGCCCTGGCATCGGCCGCCGCCGCCCTTGCCGCGCGCCTGGGGGCCGCCGGGATCCGGCCCGACGAGCCGGTGGTGGTGAGCGTCGCCAACCGCGCGGCGGACCTTGCCGCGCTGTTCGGCGTCTGGCAGGCGGGCGGCGTGGTGGTTCCCCTCCACGCCGCCGCCGCTGAGACGACGCGCGCGGCGATGCTGGACCAGGTCCGGCCCCGTTTCCTCCTGTCGGATGGCGAGCTGGTCACCCTGGCCGATGTTCCGCCGCCGGAGCGGCCGCTGCTGCGGGGCGCGGCGCTGGTGGTGTTCACATCCGGCTCTACCGGCAAGCCGAAGGGCGTCGTGCTCGGCCACGATCGCCTGGCGGCGAAGCTCGACGCGCTGCAGGAGCTCCTGCGGCTGACGCCGCTGGACACGGTCGTCCTGCCGCTGCAGCTCATTTTCATCTTCGGCCTGTGGGTGGCGCTGCTGTCGCTCCGGGCGGGAGCGCGGCTGGCGCTGGTGGGCAAGTTCTCGCCTGCCACGCTGCGCCGGCGGCTCCAGGGCGCGACGGTGCTGGCCACGGTACCCTCCATGCTGCGGACCATGTTCGGCGAGGGAGAGCTGGAGGCGCCGACGCTGCGCGCCATTCTCACCGGTGGCGAGGCGCTCGGCACGCACTTGTCCGGCCAGATCTCCCACCAGTTGCCCAGTGCCGGCGTCTTCGACCTCTATGGCCTGACCGAGACGGGATCCTGCGACTTCTGCCTCCTGCCACGCGATGCCGCGCCCGGCCGCGGCTCCATCGGCGTGCCGACCCGGGGCGTCACCTACCGCCTTGCCATCGATGACGCTGCCCCCGTCACGGCACCGGCGGACGCACCACAGGGCGAGCTGCAGGTTCGCTCGCCGTTCGGCATGCTGGGGTATCTGGACAATCCGGACCTGACCGAGGCCGCGTTCGCCGATGGCTATTTCCGCACCGGCGACGTGGCGCGCCAACGCCCTGACGGCTTCGTTGAGATCGTCGGCCGCATCAAGGAGATCATCTCGCGCGGTGGCAACAAGATCGCTCCGGCCGAGATCGAGCTGATCCTGTCGGCGCACCCCGCCGTGGCCGAGGTGCTCTGTGCGGGCGTCCCGGACCCGCGGCTCGGCGAGGCCCTCCATGTCGCCGTGGTCCTCAAGCCGGGGCATGCCGCGTCCGCCGACGAGCTTCGCAACTGGTGCAGGGAGCGGACCGAGCGCTTCAAGGTGCCTGACGCGATCCACATGGTCGATGGTCTTCCGACCGGCCCCACCGGGAAGGCCCTGCGCGCGGGCGTTCGGGAGCTGGCCCAGGCCCTGAAGCCGTAG
- a CDS encoding major facilitator superfamily MFS_1 (PFAM: major facilitator superfamily MFS_1~KEGG: pde:Pden_4993 major facilitator superfamily MFS_1) yields MQPVIRLKGKAFSLAILVIAEVAAMATWFATTASLGAIRAQWDLSPFQEALLTSSVQAGFVAGTLLSALLSLADRADLRTLFSASALVAALANGAILLFEPTHPAVAILRFVTGMCMAGVYPVGMKLAATWARGDLGLLIGMLVAALTLGSASPHAMAAIGGLDWRAPVAGAATSALVAAVLIRFAQLGPNQAKAPPLRLSNALDAVRRPALRLANLGYFGHMWELYAMWAWIGAFFAASFALRYGDAPPFDPRLATFAVVAIGALGALGGGFAADRLGRTFVTALSMAVSGLCAAVIGLLFGASPWLLLPVALVWGVSVIADSAQFSAAVTELSDRSLVGTMLTVQTCVGFLITLASIHLLPYAVDLLGWRYAFCLLAIGPFLGVFAMLRLRLRPEAAAMAGGRR; encoded by the coding sequence GTGCAGCCCGTCATCCGGCTGAAGGGCAAGGCCTTCTCCCTGGCGATCCTGGTGATCGCCGAGGTCGCGGCCATGGCGACCTGGTTCGCCACGACCGCTTCCCTCGGCGCCATCCGGGCGCAATGGGACCTGTCGCCGTTCCAGGAGGCCCTGCTCACCAGTTCCGTGCAGGCGGGCTTCGTCGCCGGCACCCTTCTGAGCGCCCTGCTGTCGCTGGCCGACCGGGCGGACCTGAGAACCCTGTTCTCGGCGTCCGCCCTCGTCGCCGCATTGGCCAACGGCGCCATCCTGCTGTTCGAGCCCACTCACCCGGCGGTGGCGATCCTGCGCTTCGTCACCGGCATGTGCATGGCGGGTGTCTATCCGGTGGGAATGAAGCTTGCCGCCACCTGGGCGCGGGGCGACCTCGGCCTGCTCATCGGCATGCTGGTGGCGGCCCTGACGCTGGGCTCGGCGTCGCCGCACGCCATGGCCGCCATCGGCGGGCTCGACTGGCGGGCGCCCGTTGCGGGCGCGGCGACGAGCGCGCTCGTCGCCGCGGTCCTGATCCGCTTCGCGCAGCTGGGGCCTAACCAGGCCAAGGCTCCGCCCCTGCGCCTGTCCAATGCCCTCGATGCCGTCCGCCGGCCGGCGCTGCGGCTCGCCAACCTCGGCTATTTCGGCCACATGTGGGAGCTCTATGCCATGTGGGCGTGGATCGGCGCCTTCTTCGCCGCGAGCTTCGCCCTGCGCTACGGCGATGCCCCGCCGTTCGACCCTCGCCTCGCCACCTTCGCAGTGGTGGCCATCGGCGCGCTGGGCGCGCTCGGCGGCGGGTTCGCGGCGGACCGCCTGGGCCGGACCTTCGTGACGGCCCTGTCCATGGCCGTGAGCGGCCTGTGCGCGGCGGTCATCGGCCTGCTCTTCGGCGCCTCCCCCTGGCTGCTGCTGCCCGTCGCCCTGGTCTGGGGCGTGAGCGTGATCGCCGATTCCGCGCAATTCTCCGCCGCCGTCACCGAATTGTCCGACCGCAGCCTGGTGGGCACCATGCTCACGGTTCAGACCTGCGTCGGCTTCCTCATCACCCTGGCGAGCATCCATCTGCTGCCCTACGCGGTGGATCTGCTCGGCTGGCGCTACGCCTTCTGCCTGCTCGCCATCGGCCCCTTCCTCGGCGTCTTCGCCATGCTCCGCCTGAGGCTGCGGCCCGAGGCTGCGGCCATGGCGGGCGGCCGCCGCTGA
- a CDS encoding Enoyl-CoA hydratase/isomerase (PFAM: Enoyl-CoA hydratase/isomerase~KEGG: pde:Pden_4992 enoyl-CoA hydratase/isomerase): MTYSKILYETLHGVARITLNRPERTNALDQEMLGEINAAMDAAEADAGVKAVIVRGAGNAFSSGFDLKAQMEARPAGVDAWRPLLRKDFDTVMRFWHCPKPTIAAVRGPCLAGACELALACDMTIATEDAFFGEPELKFGAGIVVMLLPWIVGPKIAKEIILLGEDRVPARRAAEIGMVNRVVDGDGLDAEALRIARHIGAIDPGLVKETKRALNRALETQGMLQALESALEIDLAIEGAGSPDKIAFFEVARRDGLRAAIAWRDARFPARDA; encoded by the coding sequence ATGACCTATTCCAAGATCCTCTACGAGACGCTCCATGGCGTCGCCCGCATCACCCTCAACCGGCCCGAGCGCACCAATGCCCTCGACCAGGAGATGCTGGGCGAGATCAATGCCGCCATGGACGCGGCCGAGGCCGATGCGGGCGTGAAGGCGGTGATCGTGCGTGGAGCCGGCAACGCCTTCTCCTCCGGCTTCGACCTCAAGGCGCAGATGGAGGCGCGCCCGGCGGGCGTGGATGCCTGGCGCCCGCTGCTGCGCAAGGATTTCGACACGGTGATGCGGTTCTGGCATTGCCCCAAGCCCACCATCGCCGCGGTGCGCGGCCCGTGCCTCGCCGGTGCCTGTGAGCTGGCCCTCGCCTGCGACATGACCATCGCCACCGAGGATGCCTTCTTCGGCGAGCCGGAACTGAAGTTCGGCGCCGGCATCGTGGTGATGCTGCTGCCCTGGATCGTCGGTCCCAAGATCGCCAAGGAGATCATCCTCCTGGGCGAGGACCGGGTGCCGGCCCGGCGCGCCGCCGAGATCGGCATGGTCAACCGCGTCGTCGATGGCGACGGGCTGGACGCCGAGGCCCTGCGCATCGCCCGGCACATCGGGGCCATCGATCCGGGTCTGGTGAAGGAGACCAAGCGCGCGCTCAACCGGGCACTGGAGACGCAGGGTATGCTGCAGGCGCTGGAAAGCGCGCTGGAGATCGATCTTGCCATCGAGGGGGCCGGCTCGCCCGACAAGATTGCCTTCTTCGAGGTCGCCCGGCGCGACGGGTTGAGGGCGGCTATCGCCTGGCGCGACGCCCGCTTCCCCGCCCGCGACGCCTGA
- a CDS encoding extracellular ligand-binding receptor (KEGG: reu:Reut_C6432 extracellular ligand-binding receptor) has protein sequence MRAALAAATMLSCVVAAHAEDLPTFRIGVLNDQSSLYSDIAGPGSVTAAQMAVEDFKPEKHGFKVEVVSADHQNKADVGSSIARRWFDLDKVDAIVDVPTSSVALAVADISRDKNKVFLVASAGSSDLTGKACTPNTVHWTYDTWALANGTARAMIKQGGTSWYFLTADYAFGHALERDAAEVVKANGGQVMGRALAPFQTSDFSSFILQAQGSGAKVVALANSGGDTINSVKQAAEFGLSQKQKLVSLLIFLSDIHSLGLKTAQGLMLTNAFYWNLNDGTRAFGKAFGARNAGRMPTMNQAGTYASTLHWMKAIAAMDKAKAHDGAAVVAQMKAMPTDDPLFGKGEIRADGRTIHDMFLWQVKTPEESKVPYDYLKLIATIPGNEAFRPMSPETCPMLKKAG, from the coding sequence ATGCGCGCTGCCCTTGCCGCGGCGACCATGCTGTCATGCGTGGTCGCAGCCCATGCGGAGGATCTTCCCACCTTCCGTATCGGCGTGCTCAACGACCAGTCGAGCCTCTATTCGGACATTGCCGGGCCCGGTTCCGTCACAGCGGCGCAGATGGCGGTGGAGGATTTCAAGCCCGAGAAGCACGGCTTCAAGGTGGAGGTCGTCTCGGCCGATCACCAGAACAAGGCGGACGTGGGCTCATCCATTGCCCGGCGCTGGTTCGACCTCGACAAGGTGGACGCCATCGTCGACGTGCCCACCTCGTCGGTCGCGCTCGCCGTCGCCGACATCAGCCGCGACAAGAACAAGGTGTTCCTTGTCGCCAGCGCGGGCAGCTCCGACCTCACCGGCAAGGCCTGCACGCCCAACACGGTCCACTGGACCTACGACACCTGGGCGCTGGCCAACGGCACGGCCCGCGCCATGATCAAGCAGGGCGGCACGTCCTGGTACTTCCTCACCGCCGACTATGCCTTCGGCCACGCCCTGGAGCGCGACGCCGCCGAGGTGGTGAAGGCCAATGGCGGCCAGGTGATGGGTCGTGCGCTGGCGCCGTTCCAGACCTCGGACTTCTCCTCCTTCATCCTGCAGGCCCAGGGCAGCGGGGCAAAGGTGGTGGCGCTGGCCAATTCCGGCGGCGACACCATCAATTCGGTTAAGCAGGCGGCCGAGTTCGGCCTCAGCCAGAAGCAGAAGCTGGTGAGCCTGCTCATCTTCCTGTCGGACATCCACTCCCTCGGCCTCAAGACGGCGCAGGGCCTGATGCTGACGAACGCCTTCTACTGGAACCTCAACGACGGCACCCGCGCCTTCGGCAAGGCCTTTGGCGCCCGCAACGCTGGCCGCATGCCCACCATGAACCAGGCCGGCACCTATGCCTCCACCCTGCACTGGATGAAGGCCATCGCCGCCATGGACAAGGCCAAGGCGCACGATGGAGCCGCCGTGGTGGCGCAGATGAAGGCCATGCCCACGGACGACCCGCTGTTCGGCAAGGGCGAGATCCGCGCCGACGGCCGCACCATTCACGACATGTTCCTGTGGCAGGTGAAGACGCCGGAGGAGTCCAAAGTGCCCTACGACTATCTCAAGCTCATCGCCACCATCCCCGGCAACGAGGCGTTCCGACCCATGTCGCCGGAGACCTGCCCCATGCTGAAGAAGGCCGGCTGA
- a CDS encoding major facilitator superfamily MFS_1 (PFAM: General substrate transporter; major facilitator superfamily MFS_1~KEGG: rpc:RPC_4821 general substrate transporter) has protein sequence MSVTTAGAAAKPRPMSREEKKVIFASSLGTVFEWYDFYLYGSLAAIIGAQFFNVAGADGKPMFDQATRDIFALLAFAAGFLVRPFGAIVFGRIGDLVGRKYTFLVTILIMGLSTFIVGILPSSTQIGILAPIVLIGLRLLQGLALGGEYGGAATYVAEHAPHGRRGFYTSWIQTTATLGLFLSLIIILVTRTLVGEPAFAAWGWRIPFLVSIALLGISVWIRLQLSESPTFKKMKEEGTTSKAPLSEAFGAWGNLKVVLIALFGLVAGQGVVWYTGQFYALFFLQSILKVDGYTSNLLIAWSLVFGTGFFVFFGWLSDKIGRKPIILAGCLIAAASYFPLFNMITSYANPALEKAIQNVRVTVVSDPANCGSLFNPVGTRVYTAPCDMARDFLAKSSVKYSTEPGPAGAPVQLKVNDVVVPYGPDFNKSAAAALQAAGYPTAATNKDIIKMAHPFDIFQARTAAVIGLLFILVLFVTMVYGPIAAALVELFPARIRYTSMSLPYHIGNGWFGGLLPATAFAMVAATGDIYYGLWYPIVIALMTFIIGLLFVPETKDRNIDHWH, from the coding sequence ATGAGCGTGACGACTGCAGGGGCGGCCGCCAAGCCGCGTCCCATGAGCCGGGAGGAGAAGAAGGTCATCTTCGCCTCCTCCCTCGGCACCGTATTCGAGTGGTACGATTTTTATCTGTACGGCTCGCTGGCGGCCATCATCGGCGCCCAGTTCTTCAATGTGGCGGGCGCCGACGGCAAGCCCATGTTCGACCAGGCGACGCGCGACATCTTCGCGTTGCTCGCCTTTGCCGCCGGCTTCCTGGTGCGGCCGTTCGGCGCCATCGTGTTCGGGCGCATCGGCGACCTCGTCGGCCGCAAATATACCTTCCTCGTCACCATCCTCATCATGGGCCTGTCGACTTTCATCGTCGGCATTCTGCCCTCCTCCACCCAGATCGGCATCCTCGCCCCGATCGTCCTCATCGGCCTGCGCCTGCTCCAGGGCCTGGCGCTGGGCGGCGAGTACGGCGGCGCGGCGACCTATGTGGCGGAGCATGCCCCCCACGGGCGGCGCGGCTTCTACACCTCGTGGATCCAGACCACCGCTACGCTGGGACTGTTCCTGTCGCTGATCATCATCCTGGTCACCCGCACCCTGGTGGGCGAGCCGGCGTTCGCGGCCTGGGGCTGGCGCATTCCGTTCCTGGTATCCATCGCCCTGCTCGGCATCTCGGTGTGGATCCGGCTCCAGCTCTCCGAATCGCCCACCTTCAAGAAGATGAAGGAGGAGGGCACCACCTCCAAGGCGCCGCTTTCGGAAGCCTTCGGCGCTTGGGGCAACCTGAAAGTCGTCCTGATCGCCCTGTTCGGCCTTGTCGCGGGCCAGGGCGTGGTCTGGTACACGGGCCAGTTCTATGCCCTGTTCTTCCTGCAATCGATCCTGAAGGTGGACGGCTACACCTCCAACCTGCTGATCGCCTGGTCGCTGGTGTTCGGCACCGGCTTCTTCGTGTTCTTCGGCTGGCTGTCGGACAAGATCGGCCGCAAGCCCATCATCCTCGCCGGCTGCCTGATCGCCGCCGCGAGCTACTTCCCGCTGTTCAACATGATCACCTCCTACGCCAACCCGGCGCTGGAGAAGGCCATCCAGAACGTGCGGGTGACGGTGGTGTCCGACCCGGCCAATTGCGGCAGCCTGTTCAACCCGGTGGGCACCCGCGTCTATACCGCGCCGTGCGACATGGCCCGCGACTTCCTGGCGAAGTCCTCGGTGAAGTACTCCACGGAACCCGGCCCCGCCGGCGCGCCGGTGCAGTTGAAGGTGAACGACGTGGTGGTGCCCTACGGCCCGGACTTCAACAAGTCTGCCGCCGCAGCGCTGCAGGCGGCGGGCTATCCCACCGCCGCCACGAACAAGGACATCATCAAGATGGCCCATCCGTTCGACATCTTCCAGGCGCGAACGGCTGCTGTGATCGGGCTGCTGTTCATCCTGGTGCTGTTCGTGACCATGGTGTACGGCCCCATCGCGGCGGCGCTGGTGGAGCTGTTCCCGGCCCGCATCCGCTACACCTCCATGTCGCTGCCCTACCACATCGGCAACGGCTGGTTCGGCGGCCTTCTGCCGGCCACCGCCTTCGCCATGGTGGCGGCCACCGGCGATATCTACTACGGCCTCTGGTACCCGATCGTGATCGCCCTGATGACCTTTATCATCGGCCTCCTGTTCGTGCCCGAGACCAAGGACCGCAACATCGACCACTGGCACTGA